From the genome of Vicia villosa cultivar HV-30 ecotype Madison, WI linkage group LG2, Vvil1.0, whole genome shotgun sequence, one region includes:
- the LOC131652488 gene encoding protein INVOLVED IN DE NOVO 2-like has translation MSHCSIKDTEISWWHVDTAYEELKNGTHNVKTSKDTFICPYCPHRKQDYAYKELLEHAFMVDRTSSENTSARERANHLALLKYLEKDIVKGDDPTKPANGGILVDSEKQFVWPWTGIVVNIPTRITEDGQSVGENGSKLRDEYRIRGFNPTRVRPLLNASDHAGAAVVEFDKSWLGLYNALSFERAYELDHHGKKAWLSHTEQKSGLYAWVAQADDYQMNNAIGEQLQKMDVKTIPEIMEHDDRMFNKLVSSLNDTLQVKKNKIKEMEVECNEITLRMDVVIREIDRLSQSHCEEMKKIESSATQHFQSVLNGHELLKLQLESQKRELELRRIELEKREANNESERKKLEEEITETSTKNRLLEMAALEQQKASENVLKLAADQKRQKEHLHAKIIQLEKQINVKQKLELEIQQLKGKLNVMKHMENDGDFNVLDKMYALHRDLREKERLLRDMNALNQTLIVKERKSNDELQEARKELITAIKEMPSRANIGVKRMGELDDRPFLEAMKKKFDADDAENRASELCSLWEEYLKDSDWHPFKIVIIQGKHQEVIDDEDEKLKELKNEMGEEVHGAVVAALKEINEYNPSGRYVTSELWNYAEGKKATLREGVKVLLKQWKLKRRKRGRR, from the exons ATGTCTCACTGTTCAATCAAGGATACAGAAATAAGTTGGTGGCATGTAGATACAGCTTATGAAGAACTCAAAAATGGAACTCACAATGTGAAAACCTCAAAGGATACTTTCATCTGTCCCTACTGTCCTCACAGAAAACAGGATTATGCATACAAGGAACTTCTAGAACATGCTTTTATGGTGGATCGGACTAGTTCCGAAAACACAAGTGCCAGAGAGAGGGCTAATCATCTCGCGTTGTTGAAGTATTTGGAAAAGGATATTGTAAAAGGTGATG ATCCAACAAAACCAGCAAATGGAGGCATTCTTGTTGATTCCGAAAAGCAGTTTGTGTGGCCGTGGACTGGGATTGTGGTTAACATTCCCACGAGAATTACAGAAGATGGACAAAGTGTTGGTGAAAATGGTTCCAAGCTAAGGGATGAATATCGAATCAGGGGCTTTAATCCAACTAGAGTCCGCCCACTCTTGAATGCCTCGGATCACGCCGGAGCTGCAGTCGTGGAATTCGATAAAAGTTGGCTAGGGTTATATAATGCATTATCATTTGAAAGGGCGTATGAATTAGATCATCATGGGAAGAAGGCTTGGCTTTCTCATACCGAACAAAAATCTGGTCTCTACGCGTGGGTTGCTCAAGCTGATGACTATCAAATGAACAATGCAATCGGGGAACAACTACAAAAAATGGACGTTAAAACAATACCTGAAATCATGGAACATGATGATAGAATGTTCAATAAACTTGTGTCTAGTTTGAATGACACTCTTCAGGTAAAGAAAAACAAGATAAAAGAAATGGAAGTAGAATGCAACGAAATTACACTTCGCATGGACGTTGTAATACGCGAAATAGATAGACTCTCTCAATCTCATTGTGAAG AGATGAAGAAAATAGAGTCAAGTGCAACTCAACACTTTCAGAGTGTTTTGAATGGTCATGAACTACTAAAGTTGCAACTCGAATCTCAGAAAAGAGAACTCGAGTTACGAAGAATTGAACTGGAAAAACGCGAGGCAAATAATGAAAGTGAACGAAAAAAGTTGGAAGAAGAGATTACTGAG ACTTCAACGAAAAATCGCTTACTTGAAATGGCTGCTCTGGAGCAACAGAAAGCTAGTGAAAATGTTTTGAAACTGGCCGCGGATCAAAAG CGGCAAAAAGAACACCTCCATGCAAAAATCATCCAGCTTGAAAaacaaataaatgtgaaacaaaaacTGGAATTGGAGATTCAACAACTAAAAGGAAAGTTAAATGTCATGAAGCACATGGAAAATGATGGAGACTTTAATGTTCTGGATAAGATGTATGCTTTACACAGAGATTTAAGAGAAAAGGAACGGTTGCTTCGAGACATGAACGCATTGAACCAAACACTGATCGTTAAAGAGCGTAAGAGCAATGATGAACTGCAGGAGGCTCGAAAGGAATTGATTACT GCCATTAAAGAGATGCCGAGCCGTGCCAATATTGGTGTGAAGAGAATGGGGGAGCTTGATGATAGACCATTTCTAGAAGCTATGAAGAAGAAATTTGACGCGGATGATGCAGAAAATAGAGCTTCGGAACTGTGTTCGTTATGGGAAGAGTATCTGAAGGACTCTGATTGGCATCCATTCAAAATTGTTATAATTCAAGGAAAACATCAG GAAGTTATTGACGATGAAGATGAAAAGCTGAAAGAACTTAAGAACGAGATGGGGGAAGAAGTCCACGGAGCTGTGGTGGCAGCATTGAAAGAGATAAATGAATATAATCCGAGTGGGCGGTATGTAACCTCGGAGTTATGGAATTATGCAGAGGGAAAGAAAGCAACTTTGCGAGAAGGAGTAAAAGTTTTATTGAAACAATGGAAATTAAAAAGACGAAAAAGGGGAAGGAGATGA
- the LOC131652490 gene encoding uncharacterized protein LOC131652490, whose protein sequence is MSSSKDADPSLGYLTRKDTEVKLPRPTRVKNKTPAPIQITAEQILREARERQEAEIRPPKQKITDPTELGEYRLRKRKEFEDLIRRVRWNVSVWIKYAQWEESQKDFKRARSVWERALEVDYKNHTLWLKYAEVEMKNKFINHARNVWDRAVTLLPRVDQLWYKYIHMEEVLGNVAGARQVFERWMKWMPDQQGWLSYIKFELRYNEIERARGIFERFVLCHPRVGAWIRYAKFEMKNGEVPRARNVYERAVQKLAEDEEAEQLFVAFAEFEERCKEAERARCIYKFALDNIPKARAEDLYRKFVAFEKQYGDREGIEDAIVGKRRFQYEDEVRKNPLNYDSWFDYIRLEESVGNKGRTREVYERAIANVPPAEEKRYWQRYIYLWINYALYEELDAGDMERTRDVYRECLNQIPHPKFSFAKVWLLAAQFEIRQLNLKGARQILGNAIGKAPKDKIFKKYIEIELQLGNIDRCRKLYEKYLEWSPENCYAWSKYAELERSLAETERARAIFELAIAQPALDMPELLWKAYIDFETAECEFEKARVLYERLLDRTKHLKVWISYAEFEATAIDESLDLSEQEQKEQCIKRARRVFEEALNYFRSSAPDLKEERAMLLEKWLNLEASSGELGDVSLVQSKLPKKLKKRRQISTEDGSSRIEEFIDYLFPEETQTTNLKILEAAYKWKKQKLSSADD, encoded by the exons ATGTCTTCTTCCAAAGATGCCGACCCTAGCTTGGGTTATCTCACCAGAAAGGACACAGAGGTGAAACTACCTCGACCAACTAGGGTTAAGAACAAAACCCCCGCCCCCATTCAAATCACCGCCGAGCAAATTCTCCGTGAAGCTAGAGAGCGTCAGGAGGCCGAGATCCGTCCTCCCAAGCAGAAAATCACCGATCCCACCGAACTCGGCGAGTACCGTCTCCGTAAGCGAAAGGAATTCGAAGATTTAATCCGGCGAGTTCGATggaatgtgagtgtttggataaaATACGCTCAGTGGGAAGAGTCGCAGAAAGACTTCAAACGCGCACGTTCCGTTTGGGAGAGAGCTTTGGAAGTTGATTACAAGAATCATACGTTATGGTTGAAGTATGCGGAGGTTGAAATGAAGAATAAGTTTATTAATCATGCTAGGAATGTTTGGGATCGCGCCGTTACGCTTTTGCCTCGAGTGGATCAATTGTGGTATAAGTATATTCATATGGAGGAGGTGCTGGGGAATGTCGCTGGAGCGAGACAGGTTTTCGAGAGGTGGATGAAATGGATGCCGGATCAGCAAGGGTGGTTGTCTTATATCAAATTTGAGCTAAGATATAATGAAATTGAACGAGCGAGAGGGATTTTCGAGCGGTTTGTTTTGTGTCACCCTAGGGTTGGTGCTTGGATACGATATGCGAAGTTTGAGATGAAGAATGGCGAGGTTCCTAGGGCGAGGAATGTGTATGAAAGAGCGGTGCAGAAGCTTGCCGAAGATGAGGAAGCTGAGCAACTTTTTGTGGCGTTTGCGGAGTTTGAGGAAAGGTGTAAGGAGGCAGAGAGGGCGAGGTGTATTTATAAGTTTGCACTTGATAATATTCCGAAGGCGAGGGCTGAAGATTTGTATCGCAAGTTTGTTGCATTTGAAAAGCAGTATGGTGATAGGGAGGGGATTGAGGATGCTATTGTCGGGAAGAGGAGGTTTCAATATGAAGATGAAGTGAGGAAAAATCCTTTGAATTACGATTCTTGGTTTGATTATATAAGATTGGAAGAGAGTGTGGGGAATAAGGGAAGAACTAGGGAGGTTTATGAGAGAGCTATAGCTAATGTTCCACCAGCTGAGGAGAAACGATACTGGCAGCGCTATATTTATTTGTG GATTAATTATGCACTCTATGAAGAGCTTGATGCTGGAGATATGGAGCGAACAAGAGATGTGTACAG GGAGTGTCTCAACCAGATACCTCACCCGAAGTTCTCATTCGCTAAGGTATGGCTTCTAGCAGCCCAGTTTGAAATACGTCAGCTGAATCTCAAGGGGGCTCGTCAAATATTAGGAAATGCTATTGGAAAGGCTCCTAAAGATAAG ATATTTAAGAAATACATAGAGATAGAACTGCAGCTTGGTAATATAGATCGATGCAGAAAACTGTATGAAAAGTATCTAGAGTGGTCACCTGAAAATTGCTATGCATGGAGCAAGTATGCAGAATTGGAGAGATCCTTAGCTGAGACTGAGCGAGCTAGAGCAATATTTGAGCTTGCAATTGCTCAACCAGCGTTGGATATGCCTGAGTTGTTATGGAAG GCATACATTGACTTTGAAACTGCTGAATGTGAATTCGAGAAAGCTAGAGTGCTTTATGAAAGGCTTCTTGATCGAACAAAGCACTTGAAGGTATGGATAAGTTATGCAGAGTTTGAAGCAACAGCTATTGATGAGAGTTTAGACTtatcagaacaagaacaaaaggAGCAATGCATTAAGCGTGCCAGAA GGGTGTTTGAGGAAGCCCTAAACTACTTCAGATCATCAGCTCCAGATTTAAAAGAAGAAAGGGCAATGCTATTGGAGAAATGGCTCAACTTGGAGGCTTCATCTGGAGAACTAGGTGATGTTAGCTTAGTCCAGTCTAAGCTACCCAAGAAGCTCAAGAAGAGAAGGCAAATTTCTACTGAAGATGGCTCTTCTAG AATTGAAGAATTTATCGACTATCTGTTCCCTGAGGAAACTCAGACAACCAATCTCAAGATCTTGGAAGCTGCTTACAAATGGAAGAAACAAAAGTTGTCTTCTGCTGACGATTGA